In a single window of the Spirochaetota bacterium genome:
- a CDS encoding FecR domain-containing protein: MKLFNGDYIALGFGAVIISTFSFLFYFDITNKVEVGAAEVVGNIKYKRNTAQRKYSSQVVWENIERDEILYNNDSIRTADLSEAVIYLKDGTEIALNENSMIMLALSKDQISVDFSHGSMLALRDGASGKQKLNIKSGKTTISLKNSNVKLSQNKGKDLNLSVSKGNAEISAGSGAKVVNTDERVIVTKDAKEFEVEKLKLKLVNPIPNSYFLVASKKKRINFSWEPVKGKLLLFIEMSRDNTFDKTIVKKKVKQNFTNIMLQEGIYYWRIKSVNTITKKIDLSDSRRLTVLRDEPVILFSPRDRAAVAYRTSLPIINFKWSKSEIAKGYDLILSREKAMTNILHTFKALDNSFAVDSLTQGTYFWRVEKVFGISADSPVRSSKIYKLIIDKKELVEPPELIYPVNNKNISKVLIEKRRVAFSWKKNFEIIKSKYYIAKDENFENIVYSSTSNQNFLQFNENLPLGRYFWRVVGVLEGEEETAPSLARAFHVIKTEILELISPKVNSILTPKGDDKYANVRFTWKRTDIDGRYSLQVSKNQNFKKIFKESLVDKYSESLSDIKPGRYYWKVSLIDNDGTELIKSNPRAILVKDRLDKPDVIFPHNKDIVNMSDRDELTFTWKGLKGANVYSINLFQIKNNIKYQIMRRKTKKTNIRFGELSKLAEGKFFWTLQAFDKDNSTHKIIRESPMIKTDFVITLGKRMKKPKVRTLKILTLE; the protein is encoded by the coding sequence ATGAAGTTGTTTAATGGTGATTATATTGCTTTGGGATTTGGAGCTGTTATAATCAGCACCTTTTCTTTCTTATTCTATTTTGATATAACTAACAAGGTAGAGGTTGGCGCGGCTGAGGTGGTTGGCAATATCAAATATAAGAGAAATACTGCTCAGAGGAAGTATTCTTCACAGGTTGTATGGGAGAATATTGAAAGGGATGAAATTTTATATAATAACGATTCTATTAGAACTGCTGATCTTTCTGAAGCGGTGATATATCTTAAGGATGGCACTGAAATTGCACTCAATGAAAATAGCATGATTATGCTAGCATTATCAAAAGATCAGATTAGCGTAGACTTTTCTCATGGATCAATGCTTGCATTAAGGGATGGCGCATCTGGAAAGCAAAAATTGAATATAAAATCTGGGAAGACCACAATTTCACTCAAGAATAGCAATGTGAAACTTTCACAAAATAAAGGAAAAGATTTAAATCTATCAGTAAGCAAGGGGAATGCGGAGATCAGCGCTGGCAGTGGAGCAAAGGTGGTTAATACAGATGAGCGTGTAATAGTGACTAAGGATGCTAAAGAGTTTGAGGTGGAGAAATTAAAATTAAAATTAGTAAATCCAATACCTAATAGCTATTTTCTTGTCGCTTCAAAAAAGAAAAGGATAAATTTTTCATGGGAACCTGTTAAAGGTAAACTCCTTTTATTCATAGAGATGTCTCGAGACAATACGTTTGATAAAACTATCGTAAAGAAGAAGGTAAAGCAAAATTTCACAAATATTATGCTCCAAGAGGGGATATACTATTGGCGGATAAAATCAGTAAATACAATTACAAAGAAGATTGATTTGAGTGATTCCAGAAGGCTGACAGTTCTCAGAGATGAACCAGTGATATTGTTTTCTCCAAGGGATAGGGCAGCTGTGGCCTATAGAACATCACTTCCAATAATAAATTTTAAATGGAGTAAGAGTGAGATTGCCAAGGGTTACGATTTGATCCTTTCAAGGGAGAAGGCAATGACTAATATACTGCATACATTTAAGGCTTTGGATAACAGTTTTGCAGTTGACTCATTAACACAAGGCACCTATTTTTGGAGGGTCGAGAAGGTATTTGGAATAAGCGCTGATTCACCAGTAAGATCGAGTAAGATATATAAATTAATTATTGATAAAAAGGAATTGGTTGAGCCGCCTGAGTTGATTTATCCTGTAAATAACAAGAATATAAGCAAAGTGCTAATAGAAAAGCGGCGTGTAGCGTTTTCATGGAAAAAGAATTTTGAGATTATTAAATCGAAGTATTATATAGCTAAAGATGAAAATTTTGAAAATATTGTATATTCTTCAACCAGCAATCAGAATTTCTTGCAATTCAATGAGAATCTTCCTTTAGGCAGATATTTTTGGAGAGTAGTGGGTGTTCTTGAAGGTGAAGAGGAGACAGCCCCTTCACTTGCGAGGGCTTTTCATGTTATTAAGACGGAGATTCTTGAACTTATTTCACCCAAAGTGAATTCTATATTAACCCCTAAAGGGGATGATAAATATGCTAATGTGCGGTTTACATGGAAGAGGACAGATATTGATGGGAGATACAGTCTTCAGGTTTCCAAGAACCAGAATTTTAAAAAGATATTTAAGGAGAGTCTTGTAGATAAATATTCTGAGAGTTTATCTGATATTAAACCAGGTAGATATTATTGGAAGGTTTCACTTATTGATAATGACGGAACCGAACTAATAAAGAGCAATCCTCGGGCAATTTTGGTAAAGGATAGACTCGATAAGCCCGATGTAATATTTCCGCACAACAAAGATATCGTCAATATGAGCGATCGTGATGAATTAACCTTCACATGGAAGGGATTGAAGGGAGCGAATGTATACAGTATAAATCTGTTTCAGATAAAGAACAACATAAAATATCAGATAATGAGGAGGAAGACTAAGAAAACCAATATAAGATTTGGTGAATTGAGTAAACTCGCTGAAGGAAAATTTTTCTGGACATTACAAGCCTTTGATAAGGATAATAGTACTCATAAGATTATTAGAGAGAGCCCTATGATAAAAACAGATTTTGTTATTACTCTTGGGAAACGCATGAAAAAACCTAAGGTAAGAACACTTAAAATTCTCACCCTTGAATAA
- a CDS encoding adenylate/guanylate cyclase domain-containing protein: MNTLTSSKKRTLLFDFYSVDDSTSLYTFGLSKKKIEKLKQKRVKTIFIISSHPVYHESYLRLVRFYQGSGFEVKSIHIEDVDVENLPNVKNAAREIYECFKKGSCQVVSYGESYAGTLISCVLIYGGENVEDAIDRSREINSAFVTSEEEFLFVYNFQRYIRSRQHVVGDRLVFDIGGDRESEGEDPRDIKDAIPKRIIQKDEDVIRITEEDRLRGEEQQPIFKDLAEGEDRPSDQPIIDTVSRQKERDDESLLDKGGRKEGIRDRKPSVEDEVENSKFGRFYLSIRFKLISIISFLIVLAISLMIFLATHFFKGDNEIRIQENNLKISEVIALKVKSDFVSLIEKSRLIVNAMIQNTNKQERKRYSELILGNDKDFIFSGIAVMNKRDSSLNFVRYTYNDSLMNEIQVSRDDIKAAHRANNKIFVRSFDGETIVQNVSQVFRLPVLGLCYPFQKKKNGGASSVLVSYINLDKFLKAFRSTGITKAFMVNDRGDIIAHPDSAFVLSGGSKINLPIVKSMIKSTLNNGQTRYKDENGIIHLGSFNKIGFGGCGVIATVEEKIAFQEVYNIQRRNIYLMIITLTVVILIVFFFGKTLTTPIIRLLYATKKIKGGDYHVDIRPSTSDEIGELTNAFIDMGRGLEEREKIKTAFGKFVNPELADMVVRDEIHLGGERKTVAILFSDIRSFTAISERLEPEEVVDFLNEYMTLMVNCIDQMGGVVDKFIGDAIMAVWGVPVSKGNDTENAINGALLMRKALIEFNKGRGGPKRPTIKIGCGINVGPTLAGQIGSENRMEYTVIGDAVNLASRIEALNKPFGTDILVSEETYNLVRDVFAVEKMKPIKVKGKEEPQQIYAVLGRIDDSQCPRTIDELRALLDIEEQPFRRRREDLDGEEVKYEVV, from the coding sequence ATGAATACCCTAACATCCTCCAAAAAGAGAACACTATTATTTGATTTTTATTCTGTTGATGATTCGACCTCTTTATATACTTTTGGGCTATCTAAAAAGAAGATTGAGAAGTTAAAACAAAAGAGGGTCAAAACCATATTTATTATCTCTTCTCATCCAGTTTATCATGAATCTTACTTACGGTTAGTACGATTTTATCAGGGATCTGGATTTGAAGTGAAGAGTATTCATATTGAGGATGTAGATGTAGAGAATCTTCCGAATGTAAAGAATGCAGCAAGGGAGATCTATGAATGTTTTAAGAAGGGGAGTTGTCAGGTTGTATCCTATGGGGAGAGTTATGCTGGAACCCTAATTTCCTGTGTCTTGATCTATGGCGGAGAGAATGTGGAAGATGCTATAGACAGAAGCAGGGAAATAAACTCTGCTTTTGTCACAAGTGAAGAGGAGTTCCTTTTCGTCTATAATTTTCAGAGATATATTAGGTCTCGCCAACATGTAGTTGGGGATCGGTTAGTATTTGATATTGGTGGAGACAGAGAATCTGAGGGCGAAGATCCCAGAGATATTAAAGATGCAATACCCAAGCGGATAATACAAAAAGATGAAGATGTCATTAGAATAACTGAGGAGGATAGATTAAGGGGGGAAGAACAACAACCTATATTTAAGGATTTAGCTGAGGGAGAAGATAGACCTTCTGATCAACCTATTATAGATACTGTATCAAGGCAGAAAGAGAGGGATGATGAATCCCTTTTAGATAAGGGAGGTAGGAAGGAAGGTATTAGAGATAGAAAGCCTTCAGTTGAAGATGAAGTAGAGAACTCCAAGTTTGGCCGATTCTATTTATCAATTAGATTTAAGCTGATTTCAATAATATCATTTCTCATAGTGCTTGCTATATCATTAATGATATTTTTAGCTACACATTTTTTTAAGGGTGATAATGAGATCAGGATTCAGGAGAATAATCTTAAGATATCAGAAGTCATTGCATTAAAGGTTAAATCAGATTTTGTTTCACTCATTGAAAAATCCAGACTAATTGTTAATGCTATGATACAGAATACTAATAAACAAGAAAGGAAGCGTTATTCTGAATTGATACTGGGAAATGATAAGGATTTCATCTTTTCTGGCATTGCAGTTATGAATAAAAGGGATTCATCCCTTAATTTTGTGAGATATACCTATAATGATTCTTTAATGAATGAGATTCAGGTCTCGAGGGATGATATTAAAGCAGCGCATAGGGCAAATAATAAAATATTTGTACGATCCTTTGATGGAGAGACCATTGTTCAAAATGTATCTCAGGTATTCAGGCTTCCTGTATTGGGACTATGCTATCCATTTCAGAAGAAAAAAAATGGAGGAGCAAGCTCAGTTCTGGTAAGTTATATAAATTTGGATAAGTTTCTCAAGGCATTTAGGTCTACAGGTATCACCAAGGCATTTATGGTAAATGATCGGGGTGATATTATTGCTCATCCTGATAGTGCTTTTGTCCTATCAGGTGGAAGTAAAATTAACCTTCCAATTGTCAAATCGATGATAAAGAGCACTCTTAATAATGGTCAGACGCGTTATAAAGATGAGAATGGCATAATTCATCTTGGTTCATTCAATAAGATAGGTTTTGGAGGATGTGGGGTTATCGCCACAGTAGAGGAAAAGATAGCCTTTCAGGAGGTCTATAATATACAGCGACGAAATATCTATTTGATGATTATTACACTAACCGTTGTGATTTTGATAGTTTTTTTCTTTGGGAAGACCCTTACCACACCTATTATCAGGCTCCTTTACGCCACTAAGAAGATCAAGGGTGGTGATTATCATGTGGATATAAGGCCTTCTACGAGCGACGAAATCGGCGAATTGACTAATGCTTTTATTGATATGGGCAGGGGGCTTGAGGAGAGGGAAAAGATAAAGACGGCCTTTGGTAAATTTGTGAATCCAGAGTTGGCTGATATGGTAGTTCGAGATGAGATCCATTTGGGTGGGGAGAGGAAGACCGTTGCGATTCTATTTTCTGATATACGCTCCTTCACAGCAATTTCTGAGAGACTTGAACCTGAGGAGGTAGTGGATTTTCTTAATGAGTATATGACATTGATGGTAAACTGTATAGATCAGATGGGCGGTGTTGTGGATAAATTCATCGGTGATGCGATTATGGCGGTATGGGGGGTGCCAGTTTCAAAGGGCAATGATACAGAGAACGCAATCAATGGGGCTCTTTTAATGAGAAAGGCTCTGATAGAGTTTAATAAGGGTAGGGGAGGACCGAAACGACCAACAATAAAGATTGGGTGTGGAATAAATGTTGGGCCGACTCTTGCAGGGCAGATCGGCTCTGAGAATAGGATGGAGTATACGGTTATTGGAGATGCAGTGAATCTTGCATCAAGAATAGAGGCGCTGAATAAGCCCTTTGGCACGGACATATTGGTTAGTGAAGAGACCTATAATTTAGTGAGAGATGTATTTGCTGTAGAGAAGATGAAGCCAATAAAGGTTAAGGGAAAAGAGGAGCCTCAACAGATATATGCAGTTCTCGGGAGGATTGATGATTCGCAATGTCCAAGGACTATTGATGAGCTTAGGGCTCTTTTAGATATTGAGGAGCAACCATTTCGTCGCAGAAGGGAAGATCTGGACGGAGAAGAAGTAAAATATGAAGTTGTTTAA
- a CDS encoding outer-membrane lipoprotein carrier protein LolA, which yields MTFFLCIPEYEAEGYKFEFITVSDIVKSVKKRFSEIDSYQANFKIETKRLEAKNVQHGIIKYKTSDKLLVNFHNPYGLKIISDGKTMWIYIPSMNVVAEQDLQVESGSLFFSQTKSGLSRLFSKYHYKFATKEQPELQKDGTKKYTLLLKQRESRSGYRTLKLWIREDYIITKAHGDTSTGKSVDIEFSNINTDINHPKGIFKFNIPSKARIIKNPIVSEE from the coding sequence ATGACTTTTTTTTTATGTATTCCTGAGTATGAGGCTGAGGGATATAAATTTGAGTTTATAACTGTTAGTGATATTGTTAAGAGTGTTAAAAAACGATTTTCAGAGATAGATTCTTATCAGGCAAATTTTAAGATTGAGACTAAAAGACTCGAAGCAAAAAATGTTCAACATGGAATAATCAAATATAAAACATCTGACAAGTTGCTTGTCAATTTTCACAATCCCTATGGATTAAAGATAATCTCAGATGGCAAAACAATGTGGATATATATCCCTTCTATGAACGTTGTAGCTGAACAGGATTTACAGGTAGAGTCAGGATCGTTATTTTTCTCACAGACAAAGAGTGGTTTATCGAGACTATTCTCAAAATATCATTATAAATTTGCCACTAAGGAACAGCCTGAATTGCAAAAAGATGGCACCAAGAAATATACATTGCTTTTAAAACAGAGAGAGAGCAGAAGTGGATATAGAACACTCAAGTTATGGATTAGAGAAGATTATATAATTACGAAAGCTCATGGAGATACCTCAACTGGCAAAAGTGTTGATATCGAATTTAGCAATATAAACACGGACATTAATCATCCAAAAGGAATATTCAAGTTTAATATTCCATCTAAAGCTAGAATTATCAAGAATCCTATTGTTTCAGAGGAGTAG
- a CDS encoding DUF4115 domain-containing protein, which yields MEGIGERLRSAREARKLTVKNVSNDTNIASIFITALENEEFDKFPSETYIVGFLRNYSEYLKLDAEEMVQSFKGYKIGESATPVEQLIKPTQPKIILNFSSLFHKYRNIFYLSGIIIILAFAGWIFRGIFQSDIDIENVDSIENIKNEYNNTKKRTNIRNIRNLSLSNDSGYALVYRDEAVQLLVDNEEFMFLLKDIKNNLVILEIFPGNTLEIFKIEKPRTIRVKDFSREIIFTLKGLTENRAKLLVMLGQKIEGETESASIVNDISKDKDNTKVFAQNEKNLKIVFEAQFIQKTYLELYLDGMRKMKGIIPAGRRERWEAVEYIQLKIGNAGGLKAKINGKAYTFGHSGQVANKVITWKKDLKNPNLYHIVVKDW from the coding sequence GTGGAAGGAATTGGCGAAAGACTTAGAAGTGCACGAGAGGCTAGAAAGCTAACAGTGAAGAATGTTTCTAATGATACGAATATAGCATCAATATTTATTACTGCTTTAGAAAATGAGGAGTTCGATAAGTTCCCTAGCGAAACATATATTGTCGGTTTTTTAAGAAATTATTCTGAATATCTAAAACTGGACGCTGAGGAGATGGTACAGTCCTTTAAGGGGTATAAAATAGGTGAAAGCGCAACCCCTGTTGAGCAGCTGATAAAACCAACCCAACCTAAAATTATATTAAATTTCTCTAGTCTTTTTCATAAGTATAGAAATATATTTTATTTATCCGGAATCATTATCATTTTAGCGTTTGCTGGATGGATATTTCGAGGGATCTTTCAATCTGATATTGATATAGAGAATGTAGATTCAATTGAGAATATTAAGAATGAGTATAATAATACAAAAAAGAGAACAAATATTCGTAACATAAGAAATTTATCATTATCAAATGATAGCGGATATGCTCTTGTATATCGGGATGAGGCGGTTCAGCTTCTTGTGGATAACGAAGAATTCATGTTTCTTTTAAAAGATATAAAGAACAATTTAGTAATATTGGAAATATTTCCTGGCAACACCCTAGAAATTTTCAAAATTGAAAAGCCAAGGACTATTAGGGTTAAGGATTTTTCAAGAGAGATTATTTTTACACTAAAGGGTTTAACAGAAAATCGTGCAAAGTTATTAGTGATGTTAGGTCAAAAGATAGAGGGTGAAACAGAAAGCGCTTCCATTGTTAACGATATATCAAAGGATAAGGATAATACCAAAGTCTTTGCACAAAATGAAAAAAATCTAAAAATTGTATTTGAAGCTCAATTTATACAAAAGACTTATCTTGAATTATATCTTGATGGCATGAGGAAGATGAAGGGTATAATCCCTGCTGGAAGAAGAGAAAGATGGGAGGCAGTGGAGTATATCCAGTTAAAGATTGGCAATGCTGGAGGTTTGAAAGCGAAGATAAATGGGAAGGCCTATACATTTGGCCATTCAGGTCAAGTAGCAAATAAGGTAATCACCTGGAAAAAGGATTTAAAAAATCCCAACCTATATCATATTGTAGTTAAAGATTGGTGA
- the rimO gene encoding 30S ribosomal protein S12 methylthiotransferase RimO, protein MFLSSDISFYIISLGCSKNLVDSEKINGEMLSCGFKRASTPEEADIIIINTCGFIEEAKKESIDVIFESINLIEVFQNEEHLLPYYKGDQIDALNFKKKIVAIGCLSKRYYDEILSDIPEIDLLYGLVDDNLIKHLCHRFDIRSAHSNRKKRSPLIDNLPYSYIKISEGCSNNCSYCAIPLIRGNLISFPIDMILHDSQEAVQKGAKELIIIAQDIASYSYDKYRLPDVVKRISDIDGVEWIRLLYCHPDNLYDDIIELIHINKKVVKYIDIPFQHVSKRILKSMSRKGDYQSYYRLVMNLRERIPNIRIRSTFMIGYPGETKDEFSELVKFIERVRLDRIGCFMYSKEENTRASMLKGHHPEEIKRNRYDELMMIQKDISKQKLRGMIGWEVEVMIEDEIDEKTWLGRSTFDAPEVDGVFYLTGDDVALNTIVKAKITSTLEYDLIGELI, encoded by the coding sequence GTGTTTTTATCCAGTGATATTTCTTTCTATATTATTTCTCTTGGATGTTCAAAAAATCTGGTTGATTCTGAGAAAATTAATGGAGAAATGCTATCCTGCGGATTTAAAAGAGCATCCACACCTGAGGAAGCTGACATCATCATCATCAACACCTGTGGTTTTATTGAGGAGGCGAAGAAGGAATCAATTGATGTTATCTTTGAGTCAATAAATCTAATAGAGGTATTCCAGAATGAAGAGCATCTATTGCCATATTATAAGGGTGATCAAATAGATGCCCTGAATTTTAAAAAAAAAATAGTAGCTATTGGTTGCCTATCCAAAAGATATTATGATGAAATATTAAGTGATATACCTGAAATTGACCTTCTTTACGGTCTTGTGGATGATAATCTCATTAAACACCTATGCCATAGATTTGATATTAGATCAGCACATAGTAACAGAAAAAAAAGAAGTCCTCTTATTGATAACCTTCCATATTCATATATAAAAATTTCAGAGGGTTGCTCCAATAACTGTAGCTATTGCGCCATTCCTCTAATTAGGGGAAATCTTATATCTTTCCCCATTGATATGATTTTGCATGACTCCCAGGAGGCTGTCCAAAAAGGAGCAAAGGAATTAATCATCATTGCTCAGGACATCGCCTCATATTCCTATGATAAATATCGTCTACCGGATGTTGTAAAAAGGATCTCAGATATTGATGGAGTAGAATGGATTAGATTGTTATATTGTCATCCGGATAATCTATATGATGATATTATTGAATTAATACATATTAACAAAAAAGTAGTAAAATACATAGATATACCATTTCAGCACGTAAGCAAACGGATACTCAAATCAATGAGTAGGAAGGGAGACTATCAGAGCTATTACAGGTTAGTAATGAACCTAAGGGAGAGGATTCCGAATATAAGAATACGATCAACCTTTATGATTGGATATCCTGGTGAGACAAAAGATGAGTTTTCAGAGTTAGTGAAATTTATTGAAAGGGTTAGACTCGATAGGATTGGATGTTTCATGTATTCCAAAGAGGAGAATACAAGGGCATCGATGTTGAAAGGTCATCACCCCGAAGAAATTAAGAGGAATCGATATGATGAATTGATGATGATTCAGAAGGATATTTCAAAACAGAAATTGAGAGGGATGATTGGTTGGGAAGTGGAGGTTATGATTGAGGATGAAATTGATGAAAAGACCTGGCTTGGCAGATCAACATTTGACGCGCCAGAGGTGGATGGTGTTTTTTACTTGACAGGGGATGATGTCGCTCTAAACACAATTGTGAAAGCTAAGATTACTTCAACGTTAGAGTATGATTTAATTGGAGAGCTGATTTGA
- the pgsA gene encoding CDP-diacylglycerol--glycerol-3-phosphate 3-phosphatidyltransferase gives MNIPNLLSILRIVLIPLFLYLIFIPNVQSRVLALIVFCFASLTDLLDGWSARKLGQETSTGKFLDPLADKFLVISALIAFLILDSLIPFWMILIIVSRDILITFMRYLALKENRILRTTRFGKIKTTFQMISIIVIIMVFIYRSTGMNVYDQFEYGYYPEFASVYDIFISDHPNKWLIIGPYCLMAIVTLLTAISGIRYIMTNWRLFWPSHSEDERS, from the coding sequence TTGAATATTCCCAATTTGCTTTCAATATTAAGAATTGTATTAATACCACTATTCTTGTATCTTATCTTCATCCCCAATGTTCAATCAAGGGTATTGGCGCTGATTGTATTCTGTTTTGCTTCATTAACTGATCTTCTGGACGGATGGAGCGCTAGAAAATTGGGCCAGGAAACGAGTACTGGGAAATTCCTGGACCCCCTTGCTGACAAATTTTTAGTAATCTCCGCCTTAATCGCATTTCTCATTCTCGATTCTCTTATTCCCTTTTGGATGATATTGATAATTGTGAGTAGGGATATACTCATCACTTTTATGAGGTATCTTGCGTTAAAGGAGAATAGAATTCTCAGAACCACCAGATTTGGGAAGATAAAAACGACATTCCAAATGATCTCTATTATAGTTATAATAATGGTATTTATCTACAGAAGCACAGGGATGAACGTATATGATCAATTTGAATATGGGTATTATCCGGAATTTGCTTCAGTTTATGACATATTTATTTCTGATCATCCCAATAAGTGGTTAATTATTGGCCCCTATTGTCTGATGGCTATTGTCACCCTCCTCACTGCTATTTCAGGAATTAGGTATATTATGACAAATTGGAGACTTTTTTGGCCTTCACATTCCGAAGATGAAAGAAGTTAG
- a CDS encoding phosphatidylglycerophosphatase A: MWWKRLLFTGLYTGYSPIASGTTGSLLALVIYVFEYLIFGDISWVLNVVIVLVMLYPSIRLGDAGEIYFGKEDPSEIVLDEIMGYWISVLFYPFSWKIAILAFLIFRFIDILKPYPLYKLQELKGGLGVMLDDYVAGILTNLLLLIIVIITHLMGISIY, from the coding sequence ATGTGGTGGAAGAGACTCTTATTTACTGGCCTTTATACAGGATACTCCCCTATCGCCTCTGGCACCACAGGCAGTTTGCTAGCGCTTGTAATATATGTATTTGAATATTTAATATTTGGAGATATTAGCTGGGTCTTAAATGTAGTTATAGTCCTAGTGATGTTATACCCCTCTATCAGATTAGGGGATGCTGGAGAGATATATTTTGGGAAGGAAGATCCTTCAGAGATTGTCTTGGATGAGATTATGGGATATTGGATATCTGTATTGTTTTATCCATTCAGCTGGAAGATTGCCATTCTTGCATTCCTTATTTTCAGGTTCATAGATATCCTAAAACCATATCCACTTTACAAGCTTCAGGAATTAAAGGGTGGTCTTGGAGTGATGTTGGATGACTATGTTGCAGGTATACTAACAAATTTATTATTGCTTATTATTGTAATAATAACTCATTTAATGGGCATATCAATATATTAA
- a CDS encoding multiheme c-type cytochrome, translated as MVTGTFRKILILITIQHLIFAFNTYAKNGEKEDSQAVGDESNSCIDCHIKLKGKLRSVVLEWQRSVHAKKGNKCHICHGGNPNSSDKKLSKARDYDFIGRPKKDEIINFCGRSECHSKAFYQFKKSPHYQSVIDSGDPNCTSCHGKHNIQKSSIHIISDKTCSGCHSVEYSREIIDSIFKIENDINDIQKKIDYLASENTDVKELTNLHWMAIHLFHQLVHVFSRDEMEFTKKILDLEVQSLKSALDTKIALVKRLKLLYNLTIINIIIISVGFIIYILWGNVRRRRKEN; from the coding sequence ATGGTAACAGGAACCTTTCGAAAGATTCTAATACTAATCACTATACAACATTTAATATTTGCTTTTAATACCTATGCAAAAAATGGAGAAAAGGAGGATTCTCAAGCTGTTGGTGATGAGAGCAACTCCTGTATAGATTGTCATATAAAGCTAAAGGGGAAACTGAGATCTGTAGTACTCGAATGGCAGAGGAGTGTTCATGCGAAGAAGGGAAATAAATGTCATATATGTCATGGCGGCAATCCGAATTCCTCTGATAAAAAGCTTTCAAAGGCTCGGGATTATGATTTCATTGGAAGGCCAAAGAAGGATGAAATTATAAACTTTTGTGGAAGAAGCGAGTGTCACAGCAAGGCCTTTTACCAATTTAAGAAAAGCCCGCATTATCAATCTGTAATTGATTCAGGGGACCCAAATTGTACAAGCTGTCATGGCAAGCATAATATACAGAAATCATCTATTCACATTATTTCAGATAAAACCTGCTCCGGCTGCCATTCAGTTGAATACTCAAGGGAGATAATCGATTCGATATTTAAGATTGAGAATGACATCAATGATATTCAAAAAAAAATAGATTATTTGGCAAGTGAGAATACTGATGTTAAGGAATTAACGAATCTCCATTGGATGGCCATACACCTTTTTCATCAACTTGTTCATGTTTTCTCACGTGATGAAATGGAATTCACAAAAAAGATACTTGATCTAGAGGTTCAATCTCTGAAAAGTGCCCTGGATACAAAGATAGCTCTGGTCAAGAGATTAAAACTATTATATAATCTCACTATTATTAATATAATAATAATCTCTGTTGGATTTATAATCTATATTCTTTGGGGTAATGTCAGAAGGAGAAGAAAAGAGAATTAG
- a CDS encoding HIT domain-containing protein, with the protein MKNHLFNTEKISYIKGDKPKVDCILCAIRDRLSEVKILEVFRTESFIVSLNLYPFNPGHLMVFPSRHVENLVDITDEEALEMHHLTTKGINILKDEFNPSGFNIGYNLGQGSGASIAHIHQHIVPRYGNEIGFIDILSGTRVYVSDPVEIMNRLKDKFVL; encoded by the coding sequence GTGAAGAATCATTTATTCAATACTGAAAAAATCAGTTATATAAAGGGCGACAAACCGAAGGTTGACTGTATACTCTGTGCGATTAGAGATCGACTCTCAGAGGTAAAGATTCTTGAGGTTTTCAGGACAGAGAGCTTTATAGTATCATTAAACCTCTACCCCTTCAATCCTGGACATTTAATGGTTTTTCCATCAAGACATGTAGAGAATCTTGTCGATATTACTGATGAGGAGGCTCTTGAGATGCATCATCTGACCACAAAGGGTATTAATATTTTAAAGGATGAATTTAATCCATCAGGCTTTAATATCGGATATAATTTAGGTCAGGGAAGTGGAGCCAGCATTGCTCATATTCATCAGCATATTGTTCCAAGATATGGGAATGAGATTGGATTTATAGATATTCTTTCTGGTACAAGGGTATATGTTTCAGATCCAGTTGAAATTATGAATAGGCTGAAGGATAAATTTGTACTCTGA